A genomic region of Miscanthus floridulus cultivar M001 chromosome 3, ASM1932011v1, whole genome shotgun sequence contains the following coding sequences:
- the LOC136542882 gene encoding ferredoxin-dependent glutamate synthase, chloroplastic-like, whose product MGISLLSSYCGAQIFEIYGLGQEVVDLAFCGSVSKIGGLTLDELGRETLSFWVKAFSEDTAKRLENFGFIQSRPGGEYHANNPEMTDLLHKAIREKRDNAYTVYQHLASRPVNVLRDLLELKSDRAPIPIGKVEPATYSMKLFSVL is encoded by the exons ATGGGTATCTCACTGCTCTCAAG CTATTGTGGAGCTCAGATCTTTGAAATTTATGGTCTTGGTCAAGAAGTTGTTGATCTTGCCTTCTGTGGAAGTGTATCAAAAATTGGAGGTCTCACACTTGACGAG CTGGGTAGAGAGACCTTATCATTCTGGGTGAAGGCATTCTCTGAAGATACTGCGAAGAGGCTAGAAAACTTTGGATTTATCCAATCCAGACCTGGAG GTGAATACCATGCGAATAATCCTGAGATGACCGACCTGCTGCACAAAGCAATTCGTGAGAAAAGAGATAATGCGTACACTGTCTACCAACATCTTGCAAGCCGTCCTGTCAAT GTTCTTCGAGATCTTCTTGAACTGAAAAGTGATCGTGCACCTATTCCTATTGGCAAAGTGGAGCCTGCAACCTATTCCATGAAATTATTTTCTGTTTTGTAA